In a genomic window of Ardenticatenales bacterium:
- a CDS encoding FAD-dependent oxidoreductase — MTKAIIIGDGPGGLSAALFLAKNGVDTIVFAQDKTAMHYALLLNYLGIPEMTGTDFQQIAREQVASFGADLRDQAVAAIAQAEQGFVVTTEDGAKHEADYVVLAEGKASKLAVAFGLLKGDAGIPVDRDGRCGVEGLYIVGRSTRVNRSQAIISAGDGAAAALDILSRIHGNEFHDFDKPPAAS; from the coding sequence ATGACAAAAGCAATCATTATCGGCGATGGCCCTGGCGGACTAAGCGCTGCCCTTTTCCTGGCGAAAAACGGCGTTGATACTATCGTCTTTGCCCAGGACAAAACGGCCATGCACTACGCGCTCCTGCTCAACTATCTGGGCATTCCGGAGATGACGGGCACGGACTTCCAACAAATAGCGCGTGAGCAGGTCGCTTCGTTCGGCGCGGATTTGCGCGATCAGGCGGTTGCGGCCATTGCCCAGGCAGAGCAGGGCTTCGTCGTCACCACCGAGGATGGTGCAAAACATGAAGCGGATTACGTCGTCCTCGCCGAAGGCAAGGCGTCGAAACTGGCCGTTGCTTTTGGACTGCTCAAGGGGGATGCCGGCATTCCCGTAGATCGTGACGGGCGCTGCGGCGTAGAAGGCTTATACATCGTCGGGCGCAGCACCCGCGTCAACCGCAGCCAGGCCATCATCTCCGCCGGCGACGGCGCCGCCGCCGCGCTAGACATTCTTTCGCGGATACACGGCAACGAGTTCCACGAC
- a CDS encoding DUF4279 domain-containing protein produces MIPEIYISLVIEEDAVDDKLLALLKEMGATESWFKGQPKGKTILTHESNGCKFSAESQPTTDFYTERVISDFWNHIKLNKKELVEIIQKNDLAPIFSVIVYVVDTVPSIHLENTLLKELAQVNIGIDIDVIIRKKQ; encoded by the coding sequence ATGATCCCTGAAATATATATATCATTAGTAATAGAAGAAGATGCTGTAGACGATAAACTTCTAGCCTTATTAAAGGAAATGGGTGCTACAGAATCCTGGTTCAAAGGGCAGCCCAAAGGTAAAACTATTCTTACCCACGAAAGCAACGGCTGTAAATTTAGCGCTGAATCTCAACCTACTACAGATTTTTACACTGAGAGAGTTATAAGTGACTTTTGGAATCACATAAAACTAAATAAAAAAGAGTTAGTCGAAATTATTCAAAAAAACGATCTAGCCCCTATATTTTCCGTAATCGTGTATGTTGTTGATACAGTGCCCAGTATTCATCTTGAAAACACGCTTTTGAAAGAGTTGGCACAAGTCAACATCGGAATAGATATAGACGTGATTATTCGAAAGAAACAGTAG
- a CDS encoding serine hydrolase — MTPTVPPVPTPSAELAGTDVMPAFPPPSTAPEIYWPTTTWRASLPEAQGVDTEKLADLFDLIAERDAPIDGLLIVRHGYVISEAYFYPYAANIPHALASITKSVVSTLAGIALAQGQIPDWDAPVLSYFPDYAIQNRDARKESLQITHLLMMTTGLDWPESSKPYGSIGNPVNQMMASDDWVRFVLDRPLFTDPGARFNYNSGASHLLGILVGRAVDMPLPAFAADNLFHKLGIRDVSWATDNQGRAFGGGGLYLTPRDLAKLGYLYLHQGVWEEETIVPASWITRATTGHIETPGEDTYGYQWWISPQGYYKAVGHGGQYLFVVPEADLLLVVVSGLPARDEGLPESLLRFYVMPAILSDDPLPPNPTANARLAQTITAVAAPNPKPVPPLPPLAAQISGQVYELNPNALDWQRFSLTFDEDGTEAELVQTFATDTFTTTIGLDNVFRLNEADGIRSGVRGYWLDANQFVVEQRVPGEIDRLQVTMQFAGNEAIITLRWVVASYTRRVTGQRVEE; from the coding sequence GTGACGCCGACTGTTCCGCCTGTGCCGACTCCCTCTGCCGAACTTGCCGGCACGGACGTTATGCCGGCATTTCCTCCCCCCTCAACCGCTCCCGAAATCTATTGGCCCACCACCACCTGGCGCGCCAGCCTGCCCGAAGCGCAGGGCGTGGACACGGAAAAACTGGCGGACCTGTTCGACTTGATTGCGGAGCGGGACGCGCCGATAGATGGACTGCTCATTGTACGCCACGGTTACGTTATCTCTGAGGCGTACTTTTATCCCTACGCAGCGAACATTCCTCATGCCCTGGCTTCGATCACGAAAAGCGTGGTCAGCACGCTGGCGGGCATCGCTTTGGCGCAGGGGCAGATACCCGATTGGGATGCGCCCGTTCTCTCCTATTTCCCTGACTATGCCATACAGAACCGGGATGCGCGCAAGGAGAGCCTACAGATTACCCATCTGCTGATGATGACGACGGGGTTGGACTGGCCGGAGAGCAGCAAGCCGTATGGCAGCATCGGCAATCCCGTGAACCAGATGATGGCCAGTGACGATTGGGTGCGGTTTGTGCTGGACCGTCCTCTGTTCACGGACCCGGGCGCGCGCTTCAACTACAATTCCGGGGCGTCTCATTTGTTAGGGATTTTGGTGGGGCGGGCCGTGGATATGCCGCTGCCGGCATTTGCCGCGGATAACCTGTTCCATAAACTGGGCATCAGGGACGTCTCCTGGGCCACAGATAATCAAGGGCGCGCGTTCGGAGGCGGCGGACTGTATTTGACGCCGCGTGACCTGGCGAAACTGGGCTATCTTTATTTGCATCAGGGGGTGTGGGAGGAGGAAACGATTGTGCCGGCATCCTGGATCACCCGGGCCACGACCGGCCATATCGAAACGCCCGGTGAGGATACCTACGGCTACCAGTGGTGGATCAGTCCCCAGGGTTATTACAAAGCCGTTGGGCATGGCGGGCAGTATTTGTTCGTCGTGCCGGAGGCCGACCTGCTACTGGTTGTGGTGAGTGGCTTGCCCGCAAGAGACGAAGGATTGCCCGAATCGTTACTGCGGTTTTATGTGATGCCGGCCATTCTCTCCGACGACCCACTGCCCCCCAACCCCACCGCCAACGCCCGCCTCGCGCAAACGATCACCGCCGTGGCCGCCCCGAATCCTAAACCCGTGCCGCCCCTGCCGCCGCTGGCCGCGCAAATCTCCGGCCAGGTCTACGAACTGAACCCCAACGCCCTCGATTGGCAGCGTTTTTCCCTCACCTTTGACGAGGACGGAACGGAAGCGGAACTGGTGCAAACTTTCGCCACGGATACCTTCACCACCACCATTGGCCTGGACAACGTTTTTCGTCTCAACGAAGCGGATGGCATTCGTAGCGGCGTGCGCGGCTACTGGCTGGACGCGAACCAGTTTGTGGTGGAGCAGCGCGTGCCGGGCGAAATTGATCGGTTGCAAGTGACCATGCAATTTGCCGGCAACGAAGCCATCATCACGTTGCGTTGGGTGGTGGCGAGTTATACGCGACGGGTGACAGGACAAAGAGTTGAGGAATAA
- a CDS encoding flavodoxin domain-containing protein, whose product MNDRVLITYATKHGATAEIAEKIGQVLGQAGLRADVMSVERVTDLTPYQAVVLGSAVYIGQWRKEAVKFLTTHEAMLAVRPLWLFSSGPTGEGDPAELLQGWRFPEAQKAIIERIQPRDVAVFHGEIDVEDLNLLEKWVSKNVKAPLGDFRDWEAITAWAVAIAEALQPRE is encoded by the coding sequence ATGAACGATCGCGTATTGATCACGTATGCTACAAAACATGGCGCAACGGCGGAAATCGCCGAAAAAATCGGCCAGGTATTGGGTCAGGCGGGGTTGCGGGCGGATGTGATGTCCGTGGAGCGCGTCACCGATTTGACACCCTACCAGGCCGTCGTCTTGGGCAGCGCCGTCTACATCGGGCAATGGCGCAAGGAGGCCGTGAAATTCCTCACGACCCATGAGGCCATGCTGGCCGTGCGCCCCCTCTGGCTCTTCTCCAGTGGACCGACTGGGGAAGGGGACCCGGCGGAACTCCTGCAAGGCTGGCGCTTTCCCGAAGCGCAAAAAGCCATTATTGAGCGTATTCAGCCGCGAGATGTGGCCGTATTCCACGGCGAAATAGACGTGGAGGATCTGAATCTGCTGGAAAAATGGGTGAGCAAGAACGTTAAAGCTCCGCTGGGTGATTTCCGCGATTGGGAGGCCATCACCGCCTGGGCGGTGGCGATTGCCGAGGCCCTCCAGCCGCGGGAATAG
- a CDS encoding pyridoxamine 5'-phosphate oxidase family protein, with translation MTVQLTSEQVWQVIEKELFGVLGMVSARGEGRTVGIIYVVRDRKLYIGTEKDAWKVRHVARNPQVSMTIPIAKRIPFMPWMRIPAATITFAGTARVIPGQEAPRDLVQAVFRSVADDPGQVADYCLIEVTPEKEFVTYGVGIPLMQMRHPDKARGRVPVG, from the coding sequence ATGACAGTGCAGTTGACCAGTGAACAGGTCTGGCAAGTGATTGAGAAAGAGTTATTCGGTGTGTTGGGGATGGTTAGCGCCCGCGGGGAGGGGCGCACGGTGGGCATTATCTACGTCGTGCGCGACCGCAAGCTGTACATCGGGACGGAAAAGGATGCGTGGAAGGTGCGCCACGTCGCCCGTAACCCCCAGGTATCCATGACCATCCCTATCGCCAAGCGTATTCCCTTTATGCCCTGGATGAGGATTCCGGCGGCGACTATTACTTTTGCCGGCACAGCCCGCGTGATCCCCGGACAAGAAGCGCCGCGCGACTTGGTGCAAGCGGTCTTTCGCTCCGTGGCCGACGATCCGGGGCAGGTGGCCGATTATTGCCTGATCGAAGTGACGCCGGAAAAGGAGTTCGTCACTTATGGCGTGGGGATTCCCCTGATGCAGATGCGCCACCCGGACAAAGCTCGCGGGCGCGTGCCGGTCGGGTAG
- a CDS encoding NAD(P)/FAD-dependent oxidoreductase — MGIDYDVVVIGSGAGGLTAALCLAQAGQKVLVCEQHYVAGGWCHSFTLEGYRFSPGVHYIGGIGPGGHMREIYEGLGVSRDLAFSEINPDGYDHILVGETGASAQRFDIPKGRAAYEEKLKARFPHESKGIAAFFEAVDSLPQELSRLARLRGVVDVVKLPLTAPNAVRWAWRSGQAMLNHYVSDPFLKAVLAGQAGDHGMPLSLVSAPVHAGIIHHYFDGGYYPIGGGFAIPRAFVRALKRAGGELRLETRVERILLEDGKAIGVRLGDGSEIRANTIISNADPEVTFGRLIGRENLSSRLQRKLDRVRYSVSALSLFVAVDMDLRAAGLDSGNYWFYAHNDLDGIYRQGMTDEALRAERVPAIFLTATTLKDPSKMHSGHHTLEAFTFVGYDAFRKWANEPSGQRGTSYQSLKERLIDHMLARLDDLVPGFRDHVVFCDLGTPLTNQFYLEATAGNLYGIEKSRFQVGPGAFPTRGEIPGLYMVGASTLSHGVAGVTASGLQAARQILHCRTADLLQQDGPALPIYPAEDISQWPDKLRRRIEQRQATLAPEPEPEFVG, encoded by the coding sequence ATGGGAATTGATTACGATGTCGTGGTGATTGGTTCAGGGGCCGGCGGCCTGACGGCAGCCTTGTGCCTGGCACAGGCGGGGCAGAAGGTACTTGTTTGTGAGCAGCATTATGTGGCCGGCGGCTGGTGTCACTCGTTCACGCTGGAAGGGTATCGCTTTAGCCCCGGCGTGCATTATATTGGCGGCATCGGTCCGGGCGGCCACATGCGGGAGATTTACGAAGGGTTGGGGGTGTCGCGGGACCTGGCCTTTAGCGAGATCAACCCGGATGGCTACGACCATATTCTGGTGGGGGAAACGGGAGCCAGCGCGCAGCGTTTTGACATTCCCAAGGGGCGTGCCGCTTATGAAGAAAAGCTAAAGGCGCGTTTCCCGCATGAAAGCAAGGGGATTGCCGCCTTTTTTGAGGCGGTGGATAGTTTGCCACAGGAGTTGAGCCGGCTGGCGCGGCTGCGCGGTGTGGTAGACGTGGTCAAGCTGCCGCTGACGGCCCCAAACGCGGTGCGTTGGGCGTGGCGGTCCGGCCAGGCGATGCTGAACCATTATGTGTCGGACCCCTTCTTGAAGGCGGTTCTGGCGGGGCAGGCGGGGGATCATGGGATGCCTTTGTCGCTGGTGTCGGCTCCGGTACATGCCGGCATTATCCACCACTACTTCGACGGCGGTTACTACCCCATTGGCGGCGGCTTCGCCATCCCCCGCGCCTTCGTGCGCGCCCTCAAGCGCGCCGGCGGCGAACTCCGCCTGGAAACCCGCGTAGAGCGCATCCTGCTGGAAGATGGCAAAGCCATCGGCGTGCGCCTCGGTGACGGCAGCGAAATCCGCGCCAACACCATCATCAGCAACGCCGACCCGGAAGTCACCTTCGGGCGATTGATAGGACGGGAAAACCTCTCCTCCCGGCTCCAGCGCAAACTGGATCGGGTGCGCTACTCCGTGTCCGCCCTCAGCCTGTTCGTGGCCGTGGACATGGACCTGCGCGCCGCCGGGCTGGATTCCGGCAACTACTGGTTCTACGCGCACAACGACCTGGACGGAATCTATCGCCAGGGGATGACGGATGAAGCGCTGCGGGCTGAGCGCGTGCCGGCAATTTTCCTCACCGCCACCACCCTCAAAGACCCCTCCAAAATGCACAGCGGCCACCACACCCTGGAAGCCTTCACCTTCGTCGGCTACGACGCCTTCCGCAAATGGGCCAACGAACCCAGCGGCCAACGCGGCACGTCCTACCAATCGTTGAAAGAACGCCTCATAGACCACATGTTGGCCCGCCTGGACGACCTCGTTCCCGGCTTCCGCGACCACGTCGTCTTTTGCGACCTGGGCACACCGTTGACCAACCAGTTCTACCTGGAAGCCACCGCCGGCAACCTCTACGGCATCGAAAAAAGCCGCTTCCAGGTCGGGCCGGGCGCATTCCCCACTCGTGGCGAAATCCCCGGCCTCTACATGGTCGGGGCCAGCACCCTCTCCCACGGCGTGGCCGGCGTTACCGCTTCCGGCCTGCAAGCGGCGCGGCAAATCCTCCACTGCCGCACCGCCGATCTGCTGCAACAGGATGGCCCCGCCCTGCCCATTTATCCGGCGGAAGACATCAGCCAGTGGCCGGACAAATTGCGCCGCCGCATTGAACAGCGCCAGGCCACCCTCGCCCCCGAACCTGAGCCGGAATTCGTAGGATAA